CGGTAGGTCCCAGTGCGCACCTCATCTGAAGAGACAGATTCGTTTAGAAATGACTAAAAtttgactaaaaaaacaaacaaaacaaaaagaagcaatGACATCTATATTTAAGAGAGGTTACCGATGACGGTGGGCTCCAGGTCGACAAAAACGGCTCTGGGGACGTGCTTTCCAGCTCCGGTCTCACTGAAGAAGGTGTTGAAGGAATCGTCTCCTCCCCCGAGAGTCTTGTCACTGGGCATCTGTCCGTCCGGCTGGATCCCATGTTCCAGGCAGTAAAGCTCCCAGCAGGCATTGCCAATCTGGACACCGGCCTGACCGACGTGGATGGAGATACACTCACGCTGTGGACAGAAAAACACGACTGTTATACATctatttgcatttaaatttaatgttaatttacaTTCTGACGCTGCTGGCTCTTACACGATATCCACCTCAATAATTACATGCATCTTAAAACAAGGAACATTCAGTTGCTCCCCCTATCTGAGAGGAGCAGGCAGTGCAGCACGAGGAGGCACCTCCCTGCACCAGAATCTGCAGGGGGACAAAAATGCCTCTGACAGCAGCCCCCGCCGAGGCAGGACGCTGCTCTCGTCTTTCCTCCAGTCCCATTTTTGTCCT
This is a stretch of genomic DNA from Plectropomus leopardus isolate mb unplaced genomic scaffold, YSFRI_Pleo_2.0 unplaced_scaffold22543, whole genome shotgun sequence. It encodes these proteins:
- the LOC121965965 gene encoding tubulin alpha chain-like produces the protein MRECISIHVGQAGVQIGNACWELYCLEHGIQPDGQMPSDKTLGGGDDSFNTFFSETGAGKHVPRAVFVDLEPTVIDEVRTGT